In Thunnus thynnus chromosome 4, fThuThy2.1, whole genome shotgun sequence, a genomic segment contains:
- the LOC137180953 gene encoding polymeric immunoglobulin receptor-like yields the protein MKNFLLLILSLMAGCEVSSEVKGCEGGWVELTCIYPREDQEYQKIEVINPRGAIIQTTKKDVWEKDDRFSLYHDTRNKNLRMAIKQLKSDDSGEYNCKFYPRPHSSPETQKLELKVVKDGCRTPFNQTAYRTAKTTITCDFPKKYSYVKFICKDNNEILEEILSTQSSVKSNGTFTLTDTNSFNMSISNVSSQHAGVYWCGVKSKEGSYRASLRKIQLEIKNITSLKRSQTSGQSFTYWCEYPQDAPIKKFICKGEDPSICQPLWSTSKRRTNTGNFSMEDDRERRKITITVINVTTDDTGTYWCGAVNTDNRHSNPFFNKLEMIVGEWTNAAATGLLFCV from the exons ATGAAGAACtttcttctcctcatcctctcacTAATGGCAG gcTGTGAGGTCTCATCTGAAGTGAAGGGATGTGAAGGAGGATGGGTTGAACTCACCTGCATATACCCAAGAGAAGATCAGGAATATCAAAAGATAGAGGTTATTAATCCCAGAGGAGCAATCATACAAACCACTAAAAAGGATGTGTGGGAAAAGGACGACAGATTTTCCCTGTACCATgatacaagaaataaaaacctCAGGATGGCgattaaacaacttaaaagtGATGACTCTGGGGAGTACAACTGTAAATTTTACCCAAGACCTCACTCATCTCCTGAAACCCAGAAACTGGAACTGAAAGTCG tgaAAGATGGCTGCCGGACACCATTTAATCAAACTGCGTACAGAACAGCTAAAACCACCATCACATGTGATTTCCCTAAAAAATACTCCTATGTCAAGTTTATCTGCAAAGACAACAATGAAATCTTGGAGGAGATTTTATCAACACAATCTTCTGTAAAGTCAAACGGGACATTCACTCTCACAGACACCAACAGCTTCAACATGTCCATCAGTAATGTGAGCTCACAGCATGCTGGTGTCTACTGGTGTGGAGTCAAATCAAAGGAAGGAAGTTACAGAGCTTCACTCAGAAAAATACAACTGGAGATTAAAA ATATTACAAGCCTCAAGAGATCCCAAACTAGTGGACAAAGTTTCACATACTGGTGTGAGTACCCACAAGATGCTCCCATTAAGAAATTCATCTGTAAGGGAGAAGATCCATCTATATGTCAACCTCTATGGAGCACCTCAAAGCGCAGGACGAACACTGGGAATTTTTCAATGGAggatgacagagagaggagaaaaatcaCCATAACTGTGATAAACGTAACAACAGACGACACTGGGACATACTGGTGTGGAGCAGTAAACACTGACAATAGACACAGTAACCCATTCTTCAACAAACTGGAGATGATTGTAGGTGAGTGGACAAATGCTGCGGCCAcaggtttgttgttttgtgtgtaa